The sequence TCCAATTTTGTTGAGTGGGAACAGCTGTTAAAATGCAGCTACCATTATGGCAGAGATTCAGAATCTGACATGCATTTATGTCCAAACCAAGTACTATTCAGCCTGTGAGTGGTTGGACAGTTAAAGTGATGACTTTAATCTTTACTTTAAAGGTGCTTACACCTACATCAAACATGGATTCATGTAGGTACTTTCAACCTTTTAATGCATCACCACCCAATTTTAGGGGACTGAAATTAAATAGAAAACATGTAACtattaaaaatcaaatcataATCATTGAAATAGTGAACATTTGGTGATGCTCTACCAGGCCTGGCCTGTATACTGGCTCCGTCTGGTCTCGAAGAATTGAAAGACATGTTCAGCTGATTTGAGGGTATTTACATGCTCAATCAAGATGCTAAAAATGCTATGGCTGTGTATTTAGGATCTTTTATCTGCTGCACTGTCCTACATTATGGgaccacataaaaaaaacttgacaatTCCTACATTGTTCAACCAATATAGATGTGAAAACCCTAATGTCAGACATCTCATagtaaatgtttaatttcaaatCCAATGTGCTTGAgtacaaccaaaacaattaaaacatttcacaGTTATGTCATACAGTCACACATTTAGCTAGTGCAGACTTCTCAAAGCACacccatacacaaacacacacatacaaacgtACGCGTAGCACACACATCTCATCTGTAAGTAAAATTGTGCATCCAGGAACAAGTAAACTAAATTATTGTATTGGCAGATTTCTACTTCCATTGTATGAAATCTGCCTGTCTAACTATGTCTGCCCAAATGCTCATCACATTCATGTCTCAGCAGATTTGATGACCACACAGTCATGCTTGAAGAACCACAGAGCACTTCCTGGTTGATTCATTGCAGTGTAACTTACAGAGAAAAGTTTCCAGTCTTACCACATGTCATGCATAGCTGCTCCCTTTAGACTAGACTTAGTGCTTTGACTTcttcacattaaaagacatAGTATCAAGCTGCCTGGTATGGTGCTACAAAATAACTTTCAGAGCATGTTGCTTTGTAGGTGTAAAGCCACAAAGTTGATCTCCTGACAAGCTCAACTTTCCATTGCAGGCAGTAAGAAGCTGGCGATTATGCAAAGAATTTTAAGCTGTAGAATGAAAaggtctttttttaataataaaggtTTAATGACTTTCAATAATTCATAGGCAAAATGTTTCCCAGTTGCACAgagtaaaacatttaaactaCTTTTATGGAATATTATTAAcaaatttatttaaacaagaatgattgaaattgaatacaaatgaatacaaaatatgtaCAATAGAACTTTTTGAATTATAAAACTGCTTattatatgtaaaataaaactctCTTCTCCACTTCTGGTCCAATTTAGTTCTCTGCACTGGGTTTGGTGCTCAGAGGGAGTTGCTCTGTCCAGAGACTTTGGCCTGACTGCTTTCCTCTTGTAACTTTGCTCCTGCCTATCTTCAGCACCAGTAGTAATATGACCAATAGTGAGCAGATGGCAGTAGCTATCAGAATCCCCATCCAGATAACCGACTTGCATTCTGTCTCAGAGACGGCATTAGCATCTCctgcaaagaagaagaaaaagaaacatattaCTTGCTTACACACAAGCATGATTTAACAGGATTTTCAAGCACTGGTATGGGTTGAGAGTTACTACTAATCACATTAAGTTATGCTTACCTTCTGCATAGACATTAACAGTCAAATATCCTGACGTATCCACTGCAACCTTCATCCATCCATGAGACAGAGATGGAAGCCACTCTTCTACCTCACAGAAATACAGGCCACTATCTACAGGACTTGGTTTCAAGACTGTCAGGCTGAACAGGTTGGGCAAAGGGTGGCCAAATCTTAGTTGATCACCCTTCCTAAATCTGTCTTGTAGGGTGGAGTTGCGGTAAGTGGTGAATATGGGGTGTTGTtcagtctctgtctctttctgccaAAACCATGTGACCTGGAACTTGGATTCACTGCTGGATTGTTTGCTGATATGACAGGGGATAGTGAAATCCTGGGATCTGCTCACATTCAACTCCTTTATTTCCTTCAcaatggaaagttttttttctgtgaaagcAAACAGGTAAAAAAGAGATTTGATTTAACTTTATTGAAATGGCAAACCAATCAGTGGGACTTTAAAATAGGGAAGAAGTTGGGGAAAGGAGAAAAAGGGGAGATTAGGCTTTGCAAAGtgccaaaacacaacacaattatTCTGTAATACTAAAAGAGCAGAACAAATAGGGCATATAGCAAGAGAAGCAGGGATAGCAAAATGTGTATAAATCCATCAACTCTACTAGAGCAAAACATATTAAAGCACCTTTAGCTTTCTTTTGAAGTGGTTTGAATTTTGCTAAGAACCAGAacagtacagtatatcaaaGCCAAATatacacatgcagacacatatacacaccatCATATAGTAATGGTAATATTAATGTATTacaaatttcaaattttaaGGGAATAGTGCAACATTTTGGGATTATTACTCACACATCAAGTGGCATCAATCTTTTTGCCTAACTCTTGGTAAGAAAGTAAAACAGGCcatgtcaaactattctttcAAACACCAAGATCTAAATGATGTTATCATACCTGCAACATTAACAGTCAGCACGATTGGGCCAGCGCTGTCTGAGGCCTTTTGTTGCCAGTGACCTTCATGATCCAGCTGGTATTGTTCCACCTGGCACTGGTAGGTCCCACCATCACCAACATGCGCCCTCTGAATACCCAGGTAGAAGCTGCCCTGAGTGGGTCTGAAAAGACGAAGCCGCCCCTGCAGGCCACTGAGCTCCTGGTTCTCTGGATAACTTAGCAGGCCCGTGTGGTCAAACTGCACCAGGGCATTTGTAGCGGAAGAATCATGTCCATTGTAGAGCCAAGTAACATTGTAGAAAAAAGAACTGGATGCACCTGAGATGATGTTACACTTGAGCTCCACCTCATCTCCCTCCTTGACAGTCAACTGCTGCTCTTTCTTGTCTAAACTCAGGTCATTGGCTGGAGAATAAGCATGGGTGGGGGaaaagaaaactttgtcaaTGAAGAACTTAGAATTTTGTCAAAGTAGACTACAAAGGATTTTAGCACTAAAAGTAGCTCTTAAATCTAAAAGAAGTTAGAGGCTTTTCTGGAGGACTATTAAGTCATTCAAATGCTGCTTAAGtgcacataaatacagtacatcacaTTTTTCCAACTGAGCCCCTGCTACTTAAAATCAGTGAGAAAGGAAAGGACAAATAGATAAATATGGAAATCTCTCATTTGAAATAAGCACAATTTGAACAGTTTGAACTTTGGCAGAGCATAGTATGCTCATGTTGGGCCTCATCTCTTATAGTAAGAAGCTTGTTGAGAAATAAGCTTTTAGGGTCATGACAATTGTGTGGGCTACATGTTGCTTACTGAACTCTGGAGACATTTTCAGTGAGCTATTTAACACAAACTTACCAGGCTCAATAACTGTTAACTCAGTAGTTTTGGACACTGGTGAGAAGTGATACCATTCACCATGAGGATCTTGCTGCCACTCCACCACCTCACATACGTATAAGCCATTGTCTGAGATCATAGCCTGACGAATACGGAACTCAAAACTTGGCCCCTTAGTGCGCCTCATGCTGATTCGCTGTCTGTGGCTCAGCGGTACCTGGGGTCCAAAAGTTACTAGGGCATCCTGGTCCGAGCTCACAATGGTCTTATTTTCTGCCTGTTGCTGGAGCAGCCAGGTGATGGCATAGCGAGAGGATGCAGAGGGTTCTGAGATAACTGAGCATTTCATTTCTATCTCAGTGTTAATATTTCCTATCAAGGCAGGGGTGATGGAAAGATGGAGTTTGCTCTCTagtagagggaaaaaaagtgaaGTCATATATGGTTAGAACTTAGAGAATTAGAATGCACCGGGTACCTTTCATCAAAAATTGCTTCAAAGATGGCATGCAGCCTTACAAATTTCAGCAATACCTGGGTTCTGCACCAAAACAGCCAACGGGTTGGATGGAGGCAGCTTCTTGTGTACATTCTCGAAGAAGACAGACACCCTACACTGGTAGATTCCTTCCTCCCTATGGCTCGCACCGTTAATGAGCAGATAGTAAATGacttcattttgtttgttttctacttTCAGCTGGTAGCGGTGCTGTTCTCCGGACCAGCTGATGGCACCATCAGAGTACAGTGTAAGGATGTTATCTAGGGTTAAGGCATCACGCTGCAGGCTCCAAGTCAGTGTTACTGGCATTCGTGGCCCTTTGATCCGGCACATCAACTGCACATTTTCTCCCACAGTCACTACGTTGTTGCGACTTATCAGATGCACTTTCACAAACGAATCTGTGACACAAATCCAAAATAGTTAGCAGTGGTGAGTAAAAAAAGCAGAAGTTGGTGAGCATACTACGACGGTGCGATCagtgttcaaaataaaaaaaaacatacgaGTCAATgacatttcctctctctcttttctcaatGTTTCCCGCTTTGGACTCATTTCTCAATATTGTTTTCttgttaaaaacaagaaaatatgtttacagtgtatatatatatatacacacacagtatttcaTTATGTCAACATACTTGTCTGACAAAAAAAGTTAGAAGCTGTCTTTTTCGAGAAAATCAATTTGTTATATGCAAGCATATGCAGTGATGCACTCCAAACTCTATACTTCAGTGCCATTTCAAGAGATGCATGTTGACAAAACTGAAAGTCTATAGCACTGGAAGACAACCCTACTCTATCTATTACAGTCTACAGCAAAAGTATtggacagagaaaaaaacattgtaaatattGGCAAACACTGACCAATGTTTTCCAATAGCAGTTTCAACTAAgtttgttgaaaatgtttttagagAGAGCTCAGACCATATATGTGCTAAGAGGAACCTGCTGTGTAAATATGCAGATTTCATCatttatatgtactgtattgaATAATTTGTACTACACAGACAAATGAAGAAATATCTTACCTGTTGGAGCCACTGTCACAGTAGCAGTCTTTGACTGGCTGTTGGTCTTGCTATTGATTTTCCATTCAGACACAGCACACTGGTAGACACCCGAATCAGAAGGACTGACCTTATCAAGCTCTAAAGTAAATGTGTCAGTCGCTGGACGTGTTGCCTTTACTTTGCGACTCATGAACTCCCCCGCTTTCTCTAGAACACCCTCCTGACTTAGACTGATGACACTGTTGAACTTGGCCATTGATGTGGATGTTGATTTGCGTTGCCAGGTGACAGATAGCTGGCCATTGACCCCACGCACTTTACAGGTGAGCTTCAGCCCTTCACCTTCGTTAATGCTCACAGAGTTTTGCATTTCAACTGAGAGGCCACTTTCTGTAATGAGACAAGGCAACTGACAGATGAGCAGATGACAGATGAGCCTCCATTTCAAAAGATAAAATTAAGAAGATAAAACTTAAAATCCAGGGTAAGTAAAACAGGTAAGCAAATCAAACCCTGAGTAAGTGTCTGTATGTCTCATTCAATTTGGGCTCACCTGTGGCTGAGATGCTGACCAGCTGGGACTTGGAGTCCTGGGATGCTCCCTGTAAAAAGCCACCATCCTGCCCTCTGTCGTGATGCCATGCTCTACAGAAAAACTCTCCTTGGTCCTCGGTTCTGACAGGCTGCAATATGAGATGGTAATCTCTGTCCCCAATCCGGGCTGCCCGGAGCTCTCCTTCTTTAACTCGCCCACTGTACTCGGGCCCCACAGACAGAATGCCTGTAGGGCCAATGCGGGCCAACTCAACACTTTCCCTGAGCCAGGCTAAGGAGAAGAACCTTTGTTGAAGGTTCTGGGCGTCTACACTACAGAACAGCGACAACTCCTGTCCCTCCTGCAGTGTTGACGACTGTGCAGAGATTCTCACCACCAGAGACGATGTGTCTGGCACCACCTCTGCtcgagacaaaaaaagaaacacagtgagacaaaaacagaaacacatccTGTCAGAAGCCACAACAACTGCTTaggaggaaggaagaaaaaaatcaatgaaatgATAGCTGCTTCTAACCTCTGGCTTTGACGTTTACGAAAGTTTCCTCTGCATC is a genomic window of Etheostoma spectabile isolate EspeVRDwgs_2016 chromosome 11, UIUC_Espe_1.0, whole genome shotgun sequence containing:
- the LOC116697927 gene encoding immunoglobulin superfamily member 3 isoform X2: MKCSLQSCLRANLLFCLGLLLHCGEARVHTEAQAGPLYRVVGSPLSISCNVSGFASAISRKEFEFRIKKPENPKFEINIISTNDQEFGYAIYTQRVRSGGINLKHVTPNSVFFEIQRLEKVDEGEYDCSVINQQLVYDGTYSAKTTVKVIDNSLSVSSPASTSLSYYEGDALTLTCQASSNTVQHTHLSLAWFLHKDGEDNAQPIISLDRDFTLIPGPGFEERYQAGLIRLDKMGEAMYKLNMAQLELSDQGRIYCQAQEWIQDPDHSWYNIAQKDAEETFVNVKAREVVPDTSSLVVRISAQSSTLQEGQELSLFCSVDAQNLQQRFFSLAWLRESVELARIGPTGILSVGPEYSGRVKEGELRAARIGDRDYHLILQPVRTEDQGEFFCRAWHHDRGQDGGFLQGASQDSKSQLVSISATESGLSVEMQNSVSINEGEGLKLTCKVRGVNGQLSVTWQRKSTSTSMAKFNSVISLSQEGVLEKAGEFMSRKVKATRPATDTFTLELDKVSPSDSGVYQCAVSEWKINSKTNSQSKTATVTVAPTDSFVKVHLISRNNVVTVGENVQLMCRIKGPRMPVTLTWSLQRDALTLDNILTLYSDGAISWSGEQHRYQLKVENKQNEVIYYLLINGASHREEGIYQCRVSVFFENVHKKLPPSNPLAVLVQNPESKLHLSITPALIGNINTEIEMKCSVISEPSASSRYAITWLLQQQAENKTIVSSDQDALVTFGPQVPLSHRQRISMRRTKGPSFEFRIRQAMISDNGLYVCEVVEWQQDPHGEWYHFSPVSKTTELTVIEPANDLSLDKKEQQLTVKEGDEVELKCNIISGASSSFFYNVTWLYNGHDSSATNALVQFDHTGLLSYPENQELSGLQGRLRLFRPTQGSFYLGIQRAHVGDGGTYQCQVEQYQLDHEGHWQQKASDSAGPIVLTVNVAEKKLSIVKEIKELNVSRSQDFTIPCHISKQSSSESKFQVTWFWQKETETEQHPIFTTYRNSTLQDRFRKGDQLRFGHPLPNLFSLTVLKPSPVDSGLYFCEVEEWLPSLSHGWMKVAVDTSGYLTVNVYAEGDANAVSETECKSVIWMGILIATAICSLLVILLLVLKIGRSKVTRGKQSGQSLWTEQLPLSTKPSAEN
- the LOC116697927 gene encoding immunoglobulin superfamily member 3 isoform X1 yields the protein MFRMKCSLQSCLRANLLFCLGLLLHCGEARVHTEAQAGPLYRVVGSPLSISCNVSGFASAISRKEFEFRIKKPENPKFEINIISTNDQEFGYAIYTQRVRSGGINLKHVTPNSVFFEIQRLEKVDEGEYDCSVINQQLVYDGTYSAKTTVKVIDNSLSVSSPASTSLSYYEGDALTLTCQASSNTVQHTHLSLAWFLHKDGEDNAQPIISLDRDFTLIPGPGFEERYQAGLIRLDKMGEAMYKLNMAQLELSDQGRIYCQAQEWIQDPDHSWYNIAQKDAEETFVNVKAREVVPDTSSLVVRISAQSSTLQEGQELSLFCSVDAQNLQQRFFSLAWLRESVELARIGPTGILSVGPEYSGRVKEGELRAARIGDRDYHLILQPVRTEDQGEFFCRAWHHDRGQDGGFLQGASQDSKSQLVSISATESGLSVEMQNSVSINEGEGLKLTCKVRGVNGQLSVTWQRKSTSTSMAKFNSVISLSQEGVLEKAGEFMSRKVKATRPATDTFTLELDKVSPSDSGVYQCAVSEWKINSKTNSQSKTATVTVAPTDSFVKVHLISRNNVVTVGENVQLMCRIKGPRMPVTLTWSLQRDALTLDNILTLYSDGAISWSGEQHRYQLKVENKQNEVIYYLLINGASHREEGIYQCRVSVFFENVHKKLPPSNPLAVLVQNPESKLHLSITPALIGNINTEIEMKCSVISEPSASSRYAITWLLQQQAENKTIVSSDQDALVTFGPQVPLSHRQRISMRRTKGPSFEFRIRQAMISDNGLYVCEVVEWQQDPHGEWYHFSPVSKTTELTVIEPANDLSLDKKEQQLTVKEGDEVELKCNIISGASSSFFYNVTWLYNGHDSSATNALVQFDHTGLLSYPENQELSGLQGRLRLFRPTQGSFYLGIQRAHVGDGGTYQCQVEQYQLDHEGHWQQKASDSAGPIVLTVNVAEKKLSIVKEIKELNVSRSQDFTIPCHISKQSSSESKFQVTWFWQKETETEQHPIFTTYRNSTLQDRFRKGDQLRFGHPLPNLFSLTVLKPSPVDSGLYFCEVEEWLPSLSHGWMKVAVDTSGYLTVNVYAEGDANAVSETECKSVIWMGILIATAICSLLVILLLVLKIGRSKVTRGKQSGQSLWTEQLPLSTKPSAEN